TAATGCTGTCAAGTTTTGTAGGTCTGAAATAAATGGTGTATGATTGTTTGGGTCAAACATCAAAATAGTGTTGCATGCGCCATTTGACTCGGGCACgtctgtgatttttttccctatttgtggggaaggggtggtggaaccACATACCCACAACTCCTATTCCTGGGTGCTGATAACAGCTACTCCAGACCCCTTAGGCAAAAGGAAGGCACTGGTCCATTTTATTTTGTCATGCTTTTCATCCTCTGGGTTCTCTGACGTTGTATGCCCATGCAGTTTATGAGTCCAGACACAGCCTTAAATAAAACCTCTTCAGTTTATTAAGTAAAGAGTGCTGCTGAGTATAAAGCACTTGAATTCAGGCAATAGATATGAAAACAAACAATCCTTTCTATTGCTAGGCTAAAATCTGCCTAAAAACCACACAAAGTTTGCTACCTAAGCATCTCTGGTTAGTTGGTAGTCTCTCACCCATTTGTTCAGCAAAAGAGTCCATTTCCATGCCATGCCGCATGTGTCATATTGAGATGACAAGTGGCATGGAACCAGTAGCTTCTGTTTCACATGATAGTAGAAAACTTGAGATTAAGCCTTCCCGCTTCTCCGGTACCTTTATATACACTGGCAGCTCCTGCCACCAAATCTttatgttccctctaagctggtGCTTAGTGCATGAACTGCAGCTGCCAGTCAGCGAAATGCGTGGAGCCTTGTAATTTATAAAATACTCCTAAAACAATGTTTCAGGCATATACAGTTAAAGCCCAATCCACACTACTGGAAAATATCTTTTATTGGATTTTCAGTTTATTCATTTTAGTGCACTATTTTTTGTTGTAACAAATGCTCATTCTAGTCCTTCTCATACCATCGTCCATATAAACCAGCTGTTATTAAGCCTGTAGAAGCTCCCTTTTTCTGCATGAAGTAGTAGTAGTTCTTCCAGCCCAGATGATTAGCAAAGTCCAAAGTGACTCCTGATGTTAGTAAAAGAGGAAAGACGAAAGCAGTGCTGAAATTTCCTTGGAGTTGAAAGTCTATCAGTCCAGTGGCCTCTGTGACTTCTTGCCCACAAGTGCTATAGTTGAGACCAGCACATTTCACTAAGACACAGGTTTGTACATAGTATGTTCCATGCACTGTGTGTAAGCCATCAAAAACTCCCAACACATACAATTCATTAGTTTTATCAAATCTCTGATAAtttaaataacaacaaagggTGTTGGAACAGACTTGGATGTTGCCTTCAGTTTCAGTAATGGGCATTAAAGTGAAATTATCGTACATCATTTCTCCATAGAATACAGGAAAGGTTTGATGGGCTTTTTTCAGTGCTTTTTCACAGTGGACTTTATCTTCCTTATGACAAACATTATTGTCCGTATGGAAGCCTAGGGAACTTTTCTGCACGTTACTATCAGGTGATGTAATGTCCTCCATGTGGCTTTTATTCTCTGATGTAACGACAGGGATTTCAGCCACTATAAGCTTACCATTAACACTTTCCATGTCATAATAAATGAAAGACTTGGATGGTGTGTATATACCACTTCCTGTCATACCCAGGTTAGGATGGTGAATGTTTGCTGCCAAAAAATTGATGTTAAAAGCAGTCGCAAAGGCTTGTTGAAACTCTACAGCTGACAGGAGTGGGAGCTGGTTCATCCATGCAGTAGGATATGCAATCTGCTTTACATTATATTTCTTTATAAGGCTCACAGTTGGTTCATAAAAAAGGATATCAAAACAAGTGAAGAGTCCAAATTTGCCTGCAAAAGGTGTATCAAAAAGTGTGTGATCTACCTCTGGTGGGGTATCAAAGGCATACTCAAAATACAGATTCCATTTTCGGTATCTGGCTATGAGAGTGCCATTGTCACTGAATGCTACATTGGTGTTAaactggtatctcccatctggtGGGCACTTGGAATCACTATGCTTGCAGGGCTGCTTAGTTCCTACGTTGGCTACAATAAACACATTGTTCTTCTGTGCCAGACAGCTGAGTCGATGAAGAACCtgaagaaagtttttaaaaagtgttaatgCTGTGTGATAGCTTGGGCAATGCTATTAATTAGCCATTCACATTAACTATACATTTTAACATGTGGACATGTAACTTGAGTTTTAATTAGAACCGTTGCTTAGAATAGCCAGTGTTTATGAAGGTGATGTAAACAACCATCTCTAGTGCTGGCACTGCAGTGGAGATTCTCTCCCATACATTAAATTTCTGTGTTGAAATATTTACATTCATTGTAGCAGGTTCGATCCTCAGTGCAGAGGAAGGTTTCTTGCACCAGATGGAGCTTTGTATGCATTCTACTGTGTCTGTTACTCATGCAGTCAGTATAACATAgaacactttaaaaacaaaaaactgatGAAACGTGTGGTTGCCCAAAGATTTACATAAGCAGAAGCAATGTCTCTCTCAAGGGTAGTAGTAAACTTTGGAAAATACAGAATAATTTATACTAAGTAAACTAGAGGAAAAATCTTAAAAGATTTTTGTGTGTTGATTTAGAAGGGTTTTTTGAACAGCAAACATTAATTCTGTGAAGCAAAAACCGAAAATGTGAAAATTTGTGACAAATAGGCCCTGTGTGCCCTAAGAAAGCTATCCTCTTTACATACACAGCCTTCAGCAAGAGAGTTTGGTGTATGCAAAAGCATACAGCATGGAGTGCCTTAAAAATTCTTTATGAGGTTTTGAAGGCTCTCGAGGTAGTTTGGTtcagaattcagattaaaataccaaattctggctgatttggtaaaatctgggtattccaaatcaggtatcctgaatttttacagaattttcaacaacaacaaaattggtAAAATTCAACTACTGTTTTCTGTCGTAAAATCACACTGGGAGCTATCCGGTGGGATGGAAGAGTCATTTTTCACCAACTTTGGTGGGAACCTACTCCAGACTGTTCACTAAAAACccctcaagtttcatgaagattggacctcaGGGGCCAATGTTATGAGCCCCCAAAGAAGATGCCTCCAccatttctccattattccctatggggaaaaatatctcaGGGTTatttgggggatgggggtggcatttttcatgcacCTTGTTAAACGGCTCATAGAATTTCAtgcaccttgttcaggagctcATAGAACTTATCCAcagaatccaatcttcctgaaaccagACGGGTCATTAGAGGAAagttaggagtaggttccctgaaaatttggtggagtttgctggaaaagtgccctccccagcccccctggATAACTCCCAGATATTTTTTGCCATGGAGAATGGACAGTGGGTGGAGGCAACTTATTTGAAGGCCCATAAATTTACACCCTTCTCAGTTTAATGATTTAGAAGAGTATgcttctgttcaggattgcactgttaatctagtTCTTAGTAATAATTGCTCTCCTTTGTCTAAGCCCTATGAAATGctattatgtttatttatttatatgtatcaCTACATTGTATCTCGCATTTAAAAagcatggtttttaaaaataacaattttACTACATTAAGGGATTCTGCAATTGATACCTCTGTGTCCTTGAACAAGTGTGCTTCTTTGCATGGGTTCCAAGTCACAGAGTCAGGATAAGGATTTAAATCCAAGTAAGGATAAATGGATGTCCTGGTGAAGTTGAATCCCTGAATTCCGTCTTCAGGAAAGACAATGATTTTTGCCCCCTAATGgtaaataaagatgtttattaggcaggaaaaggggaaaaaaagaaggaatTACATGAAATCTTTTCTAAGGAGAAGCTGTGGATATGCATGAGTATAGTGTGAAATATTTAGCTGCATCAGAAAACAAGTTGGGATAGTATTACATGGTTAGTCTTTCTATGCCATTTTCCTTCTTGTTGAAAAATCCATCTCTAGGTAATACTACACTAATTTGTTTTCCATTGATGTTTTATTTAGTGCATCAACTAAAATTAATCTGGAGTATTATTAATATAAGGACCATCAATTTTCCTCTGCTCTAGGCTTTTCAAGGGAGCTGTGTGCTTCATGAGGTGTTAAAGTAAAGTGTACCTTTGAAGTAGAACTCATGACGACCTTGTGAAATCCCACCTTAtggggtcttcaaggcaagagagagatgagcagaggtggttggtttgccattgccttcctctgcatagcagctcgtcttccttggtgattttccatccaagtaccaatcctGCTCAGTTTCCAACGTCTAATGAGgttgggctagtctgggctattaggGCTGCATGTGGTGTTATACAGGCATTTTTTGATCAGCTATGGGTTCTTATATTTTCAGCTGGATGCCTTCCATTTTTTGCTTTGCTATGCTAGAGAACTTGAACACGCAGGAGcctttttcagatgttacattttACTTGTGTTCAGTGTAAGATGGATTCTTGTTGCTTATTACCATGTTGAATTCTTGCCTTTGGGCAAATGAATACTGGCAAATGTATACTGCTATAAACAGATTATGTGCACAGCCTGAACTTGCAGCATCCTATATAAAATGTGCTTATCTGTGCAGGCCAGCTGTGGACATTACAAAGCTCCTAGAGGCACGAGATGCTTACCTAGCCTTTTTGCCCCCCAGGCACAGCTATTAAAGGTGGGGCGAGAagttccctccctcagttcttctttagctgctgctgaagaaggatGTGTCTTCTTCTCTGGTCCATGGTTTCATCACTATAGATGCAAGTTAGAGCCTTCAGTTCCATCTTGTCAAAGGCCCTCTTCATGAAGCGTTCCCGTTGTAGGATGAAGATGGCTTTATCTGGGTGACTGCCTTGCGGTGTGTGGTCTGCAAACAATTTACGCCCAAAGTGAGCCATGAAAGGGCATCACAACTTAAAGCAGCTCTTTGGGAGTCAGCACTGGAGGGCTCTACTAAATCCAATCATATTGCCACAGAGAATGGATGCCACAGAGAATGGGACTTCTCAGTCTCCCCAGCATGTTTGGCACCTATCTCTGCTCAGAAGGACCAGTCGGTTCCAGCTACGCCTTTATCTGTTCCATCTTGGTGCCAGTTAGAGCCACCTACAAAAAAGGCTAAGCTCAATCAAAGCATGCTGATACACCATCAACTTCTAAGTCACAAATGAGGAAAAAACCCTCTTCTTCAGCTCTGATCCCTTCAGTTACATCAAGTCCAACCAGGTATCTGAGAACTCCATCTCCCAGACAGCATTCCACTTTGGTTCCATCCCTTTCAGAGGGTGAGATTTCTGAAATAAAACCACTACAGCCAGTTCTCCATTGCTGTCATCACCTATACAGCCTGTGAAAAGACAGAGGGGTCCCTTGAGTCCACCTGAAAATGACAATCGCTTGGAACTGTCTTCTCTATAAACTACATTGGTTCCATTATTCTCCATATGGTTTCCAATATCATGCTTACGGATTTGACAGTTTGCTGAGCACGTACCAGCCCCCTCATTAATTCTTCCATGGTGAAGATCcttatgtttggtgtagtggttaagagcagcagaactctaatctggagaacggggtttgattcctcactcttctgcttgaagccagctggataccttgaatcagtcacagcttcttggagctctcagccccacccacctcacaaggtgattgtcatgaggataataataacacactttgtaaaccactctgagtagacattaagggtggtatataaataaaatgttgttgtattATGCTTCAGTTTACTCAGAACCAAGAGGTAAAACTAAACCTACATTGGTTCCAGCCAAGGTTCCAGAAAACAACACTATCCTGGAACCGGTGAACCATACTATGCACTCTGACAACAATTCCAATGTCGGCTCTGATCTTGCATCTGAATCTTCTCCACTGGCATTTATTTGTGATAAATCTGCTGTATCACCAAGTGAGGAATTCCACTTGTACACTGAGCAGTTAGTTTGGATGGTGAGATCTCTGGAGACTGAGGTAACCTGCTCTTCTCCAAACTCTTTGGATCCAGTCTTCATAGTCCTGCACGCAGAAGGACTGGACCGGTGGCATTTCCAAACGTGCAAGGCATGcttgatgtgaccaaagatgTGTGGTCCAGACTGGCCTCAATTCCAGCAACATCAAAAAAGCTACATAATATGTATAAAACCAAACAAGAAGGATCAGGTTTTTTGTTTACTCATCTTCCTGCCAATTCTATTGTTACTGAGACCCTTCAAGGCAAAGGCCTCCAAAAAAGCACTAGCCATTTGGCTCCAATCAATAATGAGGGCAGGAAACTAGATATAGTGGGCAGAAACATTTATTTTTCAAGCAAGcgtttattggcatatataaaaatataagattttaaatacagaaatgagtccatacagaatgagattaaacgTTTATGCTTCCATAGTCTTAACTTTTAGAATCGGTAATTATGAGACTACCATGGCCTGCTATCAGcttttcttatgggaaaagatAGGCCCATACTTAAGCCTAATCTCTGGTTATAAGCAAAAGCTTGTAAACATTTTGCAAGGAGAAGCCATAAGGCATAAACAACAAATTAATATAGCCAGACATATTGGAGATTGCTCTTCGAGAGCTATGGCTTCCGCAATTGTCATACATTGGCATGCGTGGCTCAGAACCACAGCACTATGATGACCTTCCCTTTGGAAGTGGAGACCTATTTTCATCCACCACGGACAAAGCACTCAAAAAGATTAAGGATGAGAAGGTAACAGCAAGGTCATTGGGTATCACACGTCTCTACCCAAATCCTTTCAAACAAAATTTTCCCCACGGTCATATGTACCTTATAATAGTAAATAAAATCAGTTCTATCCCCAACCAATGCCCACAGTGCCCAGAGGCTCTCAACAGTCTTCTTCCTCAGCCTCTGCTCAACCTCAGAGGAGATACTTCCAAACCAAATCACAGGACAGTTCCTGATCCCCAAGGAATCAGTCTGGGTTCAATGAGCAAGGCTTTTGACACCACATCCTCTTGTGCAGTGTCAGTCAACCACTCACTTCCTCTACAGGCTTGTGGGTCAATCACACAGGAGGCTTGGGTGTTGTCTATAGTCAACCAAGGCTACTGTCTGGAGTTCAAGACAACTTCGCTCAACATTCCCCCTCTGTCcaaccctccacctcctcccGCCTTACTCTTAGAGAAAGTGTAGTCATTGCTGAAGAAAGAGGCCATAGAACCGGTTCCATCTGTTTATACCAACAGGGTGTTTTCCTGGTATTTTATTGTGGACAAAAAGTCAGgggcctcctgccccattttagACCTCCATTCCCTAAACGAGTTTATAGTTTCAAAAAGTTTCAAATGTTGTCGTTAAAAGAAGTTTTACCCCTGTTAAAAAGTCCAGGTTTGGTTTGTTACTGttgacttaaaagatgcttattttcatctTCCAATAAATGTTCACTGCAGAAGGCTCCTTCGCTTTCAATGTGGCTCCGAGAACTACCAATATAAGGTTCTTCCTTTCAGCCTCTCCTCTGCCCCTTGTATCTTGACGAAAATCATGGCAGTAGTAGTAAGCAATCTCAGAGAAAAAGGGTGTACCATTTTTCCCTATCTTGACAATTGGCTTCTAGTGAGCCAGACCAGAGAATCCATTTCCCAGCACAAGTCTctgtttttctctgtcctccaccaGCTGAGCCTGAGGGTCAATATGGAGTCTTCCCTGGTTCCCCAACAAAAGGTGATATTTGTAGGGGCATTCTTAGACTCCACACTAGCCCTTGCCTTTCCTACCCTGGAAAGGATAGGGAAATGCTTTTCACTCTGAACAAGGTCCTTTCATACAGGCACCAAatgcaaaacaaattcaaagattgttaggttttatggcctctctgGCTCTGATTGTTCCGTTTGCCCGACTGAGGCTTTGTCCCCTGCAGAACTGGCTCATTAAAGTGTTCCACCCACAGTGCCAGAACCCATGCAAGTGGTTTTCTATCCCGAGGCTCATCCATAGGTCCCTGAATTGGTGGAATAACATACAGAACCTCTTAGTGAGAAGCCCCTTTGGCTCCTCCCTAGTTCACATCTTGATCTTCACATATGCCTCTTTGTTGAGATGGGGAACTTGTTCTGAGACCAACCAGGTAAAGGGAGCATGGTCTCCTCAAAAATCGTATATGCACATCAACCTCCTCAAGCTAAGAGCAATAAGGTATGCCCTGAAGCCTCTTGTTTGCCTAGTGGAAGGCAAGAATGTTCAGATATGCATGGACAATACAACTGCATTAGTTGAACAGACAGGGGGCACAGCTTTCCTGGCTCTCTCCCAGGAATCCTCACTGATACGGGCATGGCCTATCCAGCATCGACTCTCTTTACCATACACATGGTACGGACAATGGCAAGGCAAGGACAATGTTCTGGCAGATGCACTAAGCTGGTCCAAATCTCAGAACTACAAATGGTCCGTTCCCATGAACTTCTTCGGCTGTTTTTGCAATGCAATGTGTGCTTTGTTTTTGCAATGTGAGATCTGTTTGCCATAGACCTCAACAGGAGATGTGCTCGATATTGCTCAtgggcaggaaaggggaaggCCTCTCTCGGGGATGCCTTTCAGATCCCATGGTCAGGCACCCCCCCTTTATACATTCCCCCCTCATGATGTTGACACTCAGCAAGTTGTTGAGGGAAGGTTCCTTGGCAATTGTAATTTGCTACTCTATTCCAAATGATGTAGGGCAGAATCTACCATTTTCCCTAACACCACACCCTGCTACAGGACGATGTGGTTCTCCACTGTGACCCGGGCACTCTTAATTTGACAGACTGGTTCATATCCTGCCTGAACTGAATTTCTCCTCCACAGTCCAGAAGGTCCTGTTGGAAATCATACCCAGCCAAATGGAAAGGATTTTCTCTTTCGGACACAGGCAACAGCTTGAACCTGGTCTCAGCCTCGTTACCAACTGTTTTGCACTAACTGGTCCAGCTAAAGGATCAAGATTTGGCTCCATTAAAGCCCATCTAGCAGCCATTTCAGCCTACCATAACAATATAAATGGGCAATCTCTCTTTGCCCAGCCACAACGCAAGTTCTTTCTCAGAGGTTTACCAAACCTCTAGCTTCTAGCATCCTGGCTGACTCCCCAGCTTCAATCATGCATAAACCTTTTAAGCCTTTCTTTAAGGTTCTGACAGCTAAAAAAGCCTTTCTGGTGGCTATAACCTcggctaggagggtgagtgaattgcaagcccTGAGATTGCAAGTTAGCTCACTAATCTCCCACgttggactgcacagaagacacgacaatgaaaacagggtggCACTtagctgtaactgttgttcatcaagtggtcttctgtggaggcacacatccctccctccttctccaccatgtgctctttttCTTACCTTCCTTCTACACCAGtggcttagagaactgagggagtgAGCCACTTGCCCCACTTTTTATAGCTGTGCCTGAGGGGGAAAGCGCATGAAAAGGCTAAGTAAGCATCTTGCACCTCTAGGAGCTTTGGTACATCCATGGCTCgtctgcgcatgcgcagttcccatgtgtgtctgcacagaagaccactcgatgaacaacagtaagtgcaaccctgttttacctGATGGGACAAATGCAATGGTTAATAATTGCAATACCCACATTTCTCCTGCAACGTGGTCCAAACACAGCATCACCCCACATCATTCCACAATGAACAGACATAAAAATTAACAGACATTCCCCAAATGAACTCAATGTTTCTGCCTTCTATAATGTTAGTGTATGGGGACAGACACACCCAAAGCCTTACAACTGAATCTTTTGGGCTATGGAAATTGGAGATCATCATAGAGCTGAATCCCGTTCTACTGACACAGTCTTCTCCAGCATAGGGCAGGGATGGAACGCAGACGTGGCTGCTGGCTAGAGAGTTGAGGCAGCTGAGAATCccattctcaaaaaaaaaaaatcttttgctttTTCATCATCTAATCGAATAATGTCCATGTACAGTTCTGCTACCACCCAAACAATCTGAGGCATCACACATACCACATCTTCTATCTCTCCAGAGGACATACCAGCCTGTCAGGTCACTCCAGGGCAACATACTGCCAGGTACATCCTCAACGTTGCCATATGGGACAAGCTGCTACTGGTAGTCTACATCTTTTGAATGACTGTGGTCTTATAAATATTAGAGACCACTTAACATGCTTGGAGGAGGGCTGAGAATGCTTTCTCCCCCTATATTAAACAGCTACAGGCAACTTCTTTCACATCTAGGTATTTAAGAAAGGTTTGCCAGTCCATCTTATTAAAGTCTTCCTAATTGTCAGTTAAATGTAAAAATAGATGTTGGAAGGTTGCTTCGAAGACTAGCAGGTTCTTCTCTAATGATTTCAGGGTAGCTCAATGCAGCAAAAGGACAAGGCACAACACCTTTTAACAACTAATCAGCTTACGAAAGCATGAACTTCTGTCTACAAAAGCCAGCTTCCTACATGGCTGCTGCTATTTTCTCTTCTGCCCCCGTACAACTTGCATTTTATCTTACCTGTTTAGCAGCAGCAATCACTTGCTGCTCATAAATGTCTAGGTTTCTATTCATTAGCTCTAAAGCAGATTGACGATCAGTAATGATGGTTGGATTGGGATTCAAGATGACGTGATGTTCATACACAGCAGCAATGTAATGTCCCCCTGTGTGGACATCTATGGGGAGAACTTCAGGACACAACAGCAGGAGTATGCAGCTGGTGCGCAGTGTGACGACTGCCATGAATCTGAAATGGAATACAGATGCAAGTGCAACATGAGTGACAAGGCATATGAGGCATTTAAATATCTAATGCTTGTAGCTCTTATTAAATTTGACAACTGAATGGGGAGTTCCACTTGCAATACTGAAACTGAACAGAGCCCTTCCAAGTAAGTATGACTATGTCGGTTCCACAGTATGAATTTGTTTCAGTTAACACAGGCACCGAAGGTTGTGCCAGAAATATTTTCACTGATTCCTGAACTGTACAATTATGATTGTACCCGCTAGTGAGAAAAATAGCCACTGAGTGTTGCAATGCTCCACTTCTGGGAGATGGTATTGCTGACCATAGAAAATTTCAGTACTTCTAGGTAATAATGTATACGATCTCTAGCACGAGCTATTTTTAGGCCGACTCCTCACGCCATAAATGTTCTGCCAAATTTTGCCTGGACAGTACTCAGTATTCTAGATAATCTACTCCACATGGGAAAATCATTGTTTAACAATTTACCTACTTATGCTGTATTTCTTAATGGGGATAATTCAAAGAAATATAGCAGCTCAGACTACAGTTTTAAGTACACAAATAACAAAACATTTGGTATCCGCTAAATGATGCAAACTTTTCTCCTTTGTTTTGGAGCCTGGTCTCTTGTTCTGGAGTTTTTACAACAAAAGGAAATCTTTTCTTGCACAAAGTCTACTATAATACTGTTACAATTGATGGGATGAAATATAGGATACTAAAGTGTGTACTAATTTCAGGAATAGATTGCATTTACACAAAAACAGTTGCAAGCATGACTAAAGATGAACTATTTCAGCAatatagtaaagattccagtagcatttttaagactaaccaactttattgtagcataagcttttgagagccaaagctctcttcgtcagatgcatgcagactacagactaacatggctaactcctctggatctatttcagcAATGCGGTTTCTCATAACTCGTGTAGGCAGTACATTTCAGCCCATATTCATTACATAACCGGTAAGGCCAAGCACAGAATTTTCAATATTCCCAATGCCATTTTCTCTATTTTTTGATACAAGGACTCTTATTTGCTGCCTCCCATCATTGTCACTGGCCCTGGCAAGTTGTTTTCGGATATCATTATGCATAAATTCAGGATGCATCAGGcaaaagagagggaggggacaCCATTAAAGGCTTGGTAGAATTTAATCCAAAATACTGCTATGAAAAACCAGAATTTGCAGTTTTGGTGCCCAAATGGATCCCCAAGTAATACAAAAGGTGCAGCAAAATGTCTATCGTTGCTTCAAATACTATGTGACCTGAATAGGTAGGGGGCAAACTGTGCAGTCATACTTGTTTTGCATTGATTTGAGTACCTGCAGTACCcccaaaataaactttttgcaACTTGCACTATTCTAGTTCCTTCTGTGCCTTGGATTAGCACTCATGATGCCTATCTTGGTAGGAATCCATCCGTCTTggtatgatgcatctgacaatagCTTAATCCACGTTATGGTAGGAAGGAGGATAACTTTCCCTTAGATCAAGGGTTTCCTGGAAGCACCCTGGTAATACTAGCTACCACTCAGGAACCTCCTAAGAACATCTAGACTGGATCACAAGAAGGGTTCCTTCTGGGACAGTAATAGACCACTAAATGAATAACTGGGTATAAACCCTTAAGTATACCATATGGAAGACTGGGTAGCAATCATG
Above is a window of Eublepharis macularius isolate TG4126 chromosome 11, MPM_Emac_v1.0, whole genome shotgun sequence DNA encoding:
- the BTD gene encoding biotinidase isoform X1, which produces MHRFMAVVTLRTSCILLLLCPEVLPIDVHTGGHYIAAVYEHHVILNPNPTIITDRQSALELMNRNLDIYEQQVIAAAKQGAKIIVFPEDGIQGFNFTRTSIYPYLDLNPYPDSVTWNPCKEAHLFKDTEVLHRLSCLAQKNNVFIVANVGTKQPCKHSDSKCPPDGRYQFNTNVAFSDNGTLIARYRKWNLYFEYAFDTPPEVDHTLFDTPFAGKFGLFTCFDILFYEPTVSLIKKYNVKQIAYPTAWMNQLPLLSAVEFQQAFATAFNINFLAANIHHPNLGMTGSGIYTPSKSFIYYDMESVNGKLIVAEIPVVTSENKSHMEDITSPDSNVQKSSLGFHTDNNVCHKEDKVHCEKALKKAHQTFPVFYGEMMYDNFTLMPITETEGNIQVCSNTLCCYLNYQRFDKTNELYVLGVFDGLHTVHGTYYVQTCVLVKCAGLNYSTCGQEVTEATGLIDFQLQGNFSTAFVFPLLLTSGVTLDFANHLGWKNYYYFMQKKGASTGLITAGLYGRWYEKD
- the BTD gene encoding biotinidase isoform X2, translating into MAVVTLRTSCILLLLCPEVLPIDVHTGGHYIAAVYEHHVILNPNPTIITDRQSALELMNRNLDIYEQQVIAAAKQGAKIIVFPEDGIQGFNFTRTSIYPYLDLNPYPDSVTWNPCKEAHLFKDTEVLHRLSCLAQKNNVFIVANVGTKQPCKHSDSKCPPDGRYQFNTNVAFSDNGTLIARYRKWNLYFEYAFDTPPEVDHTLFDTPFAGKFGLFTCFDILFYEPTVSLIKKYNVKQIAYPTAWMNQLPLLSAVEFQQAFATAFNINFLAANIHHPNLGMTGSGIYTPSKSFIYYDMESVNGKLIVAEIPVVTSENKSHMEDITSPDSNVQKSSLGFHTDNNVCHKEDKVHCEKALKKAHQTFPVFYGEMMYDNFTLMPITETEGNIQVCSNTLCCYLNYQRFDKTNELYVLGVFDGLHTVHGTYYVQTCVLVKCAGLNYSTCGQEVTEATGLIDFQLQGNFSTAFVFPLLLTSGVTLDFANHLGWKNYYYFMQKKGASTGLITAGLYGRWYEKD